A genomic stretch from Sporocytophaga myxococcoides DSM 11118 includes:
- a CDS encoding M16 family metallopeptidase: MKDYEIFTLSNGLRVVHRFVSHTKIAHCGFVLDVGSRDEHPEEHGIAHFWEHMAFKGTQKRKSFHIINRLEVFGGELNAYTTKEKICFYASILDDHYEKAVDLLADITFNSTFPEKEIEKEKTVILEEMSMYEDSPEESVHEDFEELIYGKHSLAHTILGKNKTVKSFQKKHFIDFLRNNLDTRKIIFSSVGNIPVSKVKKLAEKYFSEIPLRAVKKKRSPFISYKPKILVVNKKIQQAHCILGNKAYSIKDEKRLPFFMLINLLGGPSMNSRLNMSLREKHGLVYNVEANYNSFVDTGNLSIYFGTEKKQVEKSLNLVKKELRKLKDSPLGSLQLHTCKEQLIGQLAMAEESNISFMQMMGKSLLDLGQIEDLNEIFKKIRKTSALELQEIAEEIFDEDQFSYLTYLPE; this comes from the coding sequence ATGAAAGATTATGAAATTTTTACCCTGAGCAATGGGCTCAGGGTTGTTCATAGATTTGTATCCCATACTAAAATAGCCCATTGCGGATTTGTGCTGGATGTCGGTAGCAGGGACGAGCATCCGGAGGAACATGGCATCGCACACTTTTGGGAGCATATGGCTTTCAAAGGAACCCAAAAACGCAAATCTTTTCACATTATCAACAGACTTGAGGTGTTTGGGGGCGAGTTGAATGCATATACAACCAAGGAAAAAATCTGTTTTTATGCTTCAATCCTTGATGATCACTACGAAAAAGCGGTAGATCTGCTGGCTGATATTACTTTCAATTCTACTTTTCCGGAGAAAGAAATAGAAAAGGAAAAGACTGTCATATTGGAGGAAATGTCCATGTATGAAGACTCTCCTGAAGAGTCAGTACATGAGGACTTTGAAGAACTCATTTATGGTAAGCATTCTTTGGCTCATACTATCCTTGGGAAGAATAAGACTGTCAAATCATTTCAGAAAAAGCATTTTATTGATTTTTTAAGAAATAATCTTGATACCAGGAAAATCATATTTTCTTCTGTTGGCAATATTCCTGTAAGCAAAGTAAAGAAGCTCGCAGAAAAGTATTTTTCAGAAATTCCACTTCGGGCGGTTAAGAAAAAGAGAAGCCCATTTATTTCTTATAAGCCAAAAATCTTAGTGGTTAATAAGAAAATCCAACAAGCGCATTGCATATTGGGGAATAAAGCTTATTCCATAAAAGATGAAAAAAGATTACCCTTTTTTATGCTAATAAACCTTCTAGGAGGGCCAAGTATGAATTCAAGGTTAAATATGTCTTTGAGAGAAAAACATGGTCTTGTATATAATGTGGAAGCTAATTACAACTCATTTGTAGATACGGGCAACCTTTCAATATATTTTGGAACGGAAAAAAAACAGGTAGAAAAAAGTCTTAACCTGGTAAAAAAGGAATTACGCAAACTCAAAGACAGTCCGCTTGGAAGTCTGCAATTGCATACCTGCAAGGAACAGCTTATTGGTCAACTTGCAATGGCAGAGGAAAGCAATATTTCTTTCATGCAAATGATGGGAAAGAGTTTACTTGACCTTGGTCAGATTGAAGATCTTAATGAGATATTCAAAAAGATCAGAAAAACTTCTGCTCTGGAATTACAGGAGATCGCAGAAGAAATCTTTGATGAAGATCAGTTTAGTTACCTCACTTACCTTCCTGAATAA
- a CDS encoding O-methyltransferase: MEFISKDLEQYVEQHSTPESDLLKRLDRETHAKILMPRMVSGHIQGRFLSMISHMIKPHIVLEIGTYTGYSAICLAEGLPPEGKLMTIDVNEEIESFARSFIEQSNKGKQIEQRIGNALEIIPELEMQFDLVFIDADKINYQKYYDLVFDKVKKGGYILADNVLWSGKVFKDILKMDKDTKALMDFNDMVQNDDRVENVMLPVRDGLLLIRKK, translated from the coding sequence ATGGAATTTATTTCAAAAGATCTGGAGCAATATGTAGAGCAGCATTCTACTCCTGAATCAGACCTATTAAAGAGACTTGACAGGGAAACGCATGCCAAGATTTTAATGCCGAGAATGGTCTCCGGGCATATACAGGGAAGGTTTCTTTCTATGATTTCTCATATGATAAAACCCCATATTGTGCTTGAAATAGGCACCTATACAGGGTACTCAGCTATATGCCTTGCCGAAGGATTACCTCCTGAAGGAAAACTCATGACAATAGATGTTAATGAAGAAATAGAATCTTTTGCACGTAGTTTCATTGAACAGTCAAATAAGGGAAAGCAGATAGAACAGAGAATTGGTAATGCTCTTGAGATAATTCCAGAGCTTGAGATGCAATTTGATCTTGTCTTTATTGATGCTGATAAAATCAATTATCAGAAATACTATGATCTGGTATTTGACAAGGTCAAGAAGGGTGGATATATATTGGCTGATAACGTGCTTTGGAGCGGCAAGGTATTTAAAGATATCCTCAAGATGGATAAAGATACTAAAGCACTTATGGACTTTAACGACATGGTTCAGAATGATGACAGGGTTGAAAATGTGATGCTGCCTGTAAGAGATGGACTTTTATTAATACGAAAGAAATGA
- a CDS encoding lytic transglycosylase domain-containing protein: MIKKGLFVWLIFIHQLVLGQSPEVPEKIYFADMELRLTDKARKTIQAEVDALVRNPKYFQLKIDRADLYFPLVERVFKEEGFPDDFKYLAIQESSLRPDAVSSSNAVGYWQFKKETAIEVGLRVDRDIDERMNIISASRGAATYMKRHNATLDNWVYALVAYNTGLGGVKSHIDKKYIGSRKMEIDSNIHWYFRTFLAHKIAYQDKIGKNPKPLFKLVEYTNCHHKSLEEIADETSIAKEDVLDHNKWVLCKRIPDDKNYVVVLLSKADQEAIIASQNEKKSEDVERRGGWRIFKRKQEEVVPNIPVGEIAILSEINGLKVIKAKEGDSFAKLAYQGGITTNQLLDYNDLNSFDKVKGGKIYYLEPKRSRAIVMFHIVKPGETLLDVSDQYGIRVNDIKRKNRMKLSENGLKPGRVLWLKKRRPKDTPIEIKPVTIEKTPEVVKPPVQITEVVNDIKPEEKPPVKEEAKPEAKPELKNQGTKPEDESIFMDGYIKPTTEKGYKIHIVEAGQTLYGISKMYSTTVDSLKYYNDLEGGLKPGYQLKIREINSSPKTRINSAKIFGSGNFSIHKVEKGETLYSISRKYGVSVKDIQEWNGKIDNTVSIGEELKILKVK; encoded by the coding sequence ATGATAAAAAAAGGATTGTTTGTCTGGTTAATTTTTATTCATCAGCTAGTACTTGGTCAGAGCCCGGAAGTGCCGGAAAAAATATATTTTGCTGACATGGAACTAAGGCTTACTGACAAAGCGAGAAAGACAATTCAGGCAGAGGTAGATGCCCTCGTCAGAAATCCTAAATACTTTCAGCTTAAGATCGACAGGGCAGATCTTTATTTTCCATTAGTTGAAAGAGTCTTTAAAGAAGAAGGATTTCCCGACGATTTTAAATACCTGGCCATACAGGAAAGCAGTCTGCGACCTGATGCAGTTTCTTCGTCAAATGCAGTTGGGTATTGGCAATTTAAAAAGGAAACAGCTATTGAAGTAGGCTTAAGAGTGGATCGGGATATTGATGAAAGAATGAATATTATTTCGGCAAGCAGAGGAGCAGCAACATATATGAAACGCCACAATGCAACACTGGATAACTGGGTGTATGCTTTAGTTGCATATAATACCGGACTAGGTGGGGTCAAGTCTCATATTGATAAGAAATATATAGGAAGTCGGAAAATGGAAATTGACAGTAATATTCACTGGTATTTCAGGACATTTCTCGCTCATAAAATAGCTTATCAGGACAAGATCGGTAAAAATCCCAAACCTTTATTTAAGCTTGTGGAATATACCAATTGTCACCATAAGTCTCTTGAAGAAATTGCGGATGAAACAAGCATTGCTAAAGAGGATGTTTTAGACCATAATAAATGGGTTCTATGCAAAAGAATACCTGACGACAAAAACTACGTAGTCGTGCTGCTTTCCAAAGCAGATCAGGAAGCTATAATTGCATCTCAAAATGAAAAGAAGAGTGAGGATGTCGAAAGAAGAGGAGGATGGAGAATATTCAAAAGAAAACAGGAAGAAGTTGTTCCTAACATACCAGTAGGTGAGATTGCAATCTTATCCGAGATCAACGGGCTTAAGGTTATCAAGGCCAAAGAAGGTGATTCTTTTGCAAAGCTTGCCTACCAGGGCGGAATAACAACAAATCAGCTATTGGACTATAATGATCTGAATTCTTTTGACAAGGTAAAAGGCGGAAAGATATACTATCTGGAGCCTAAACGAAGCAGAGCCATTGTAATGTTCCATATAGTAAAGCCGGGAGAAACGCTGCTGGACGTTTCCGATCAATACGGGATAAGAGTCAATGATATCAAGAGGAAGAACAGGATGAAGCTGTCTGAAAACGGCCTTAAGCCTGGACGAGTATTATGGTTGAAGAAAAGACGTCCAAAAGATACACCGATAGAAATTAAACCTGTAACTATTGAAAAGACTCCTGAAGTAGTAAAACCACCAGTTCAGATTACAGAAGTGGTTAATGATATTAAACCTGAAGAAAAGCCTCCAGTGAAGGAAGAGGCAAAACCGGAAGCGAAACCAGAATTAAAAAATCAGGGAACCAAGCCTGAAGATGAATCCATTTTTATGGATGGGTATATCAAGCCAACCACAGAGAAAGGATATAAGATTCACATAGTAGAGGCTGGTCAAACATTATACGGAATTTCTAAAATGTATTCAACTACAGTTGATTCTCTAAAATATTATAATGATTTGGAGGGTGGCTTAAAACCGGGATACCAGTTAAAAATTAGAGAAATTAATTCTTCCCCTAAAACTAGAATCAACTCAGCTAAAATTTTCGGATCAGGTAATTTTTCCATTCATAAAGTCGAGAAAGGAGAAACACTTTATAGTATTTCCAGAAAATATGGCGTATCAGTAAAGGATATTCAGGAGTGGAATGGGAAAATTGATAATACAGTTTCAATTGGTGAAGAATTGAAAATTTTGAAGGTTAAGTAA